One window from the genome of Nicotiana tomentosiformis chromosome 5, ASM39032v3, whole genome shotgun sequence encodes:
- the LOC104115490 gene encoding uncharacterized protein isoform X1, translated as MMKFEDLLSDEKEKRLILEEEVEELGQELDGQLQLKTVLQCALQGPVRSCPCLSSLPRRVQHLLEEVVMAEEEIVWLERKVNVLKLKLYREKELAERWEMLQLKQVISNPTLPPRPPPVKDIESQNYQQLRKQYRIRRASALDFHTISSEEIAESSSRGSRSRRHHSQPDMEIENEKPNKLSEEVIKCLISVYLKLNKASLESKGSSTAVVKQSLISSKKPKSSFICKTSLNCTTAAAAAPTFTFNDYASNLDPYGILLDTDGSQREIGSYKNFIQVSRTSLNTSHISECLPEMGKLRYFSRLLHHSRQPYYIILCLKFYRSMVHKLSSVDITYLTYKQKLAFWINVYNVCIMHAFLQHGLPSTEEEQLCLVNKAAINVGGIVLNALAIEHFILRHPRDAEHGLTDDKERVLRNTYGLGYPEPNVTFSLCRGSWSSPALRIYTPDEVVNELERAKVEYLEASVGVTSKKKIVVPKLMQWHMKDFADDMESLVEWIYSQLPNSCSLKRSMMDCLSGETKCPLAKMIEVQPYASEFRYLLPL; from the exons ATGATGAAATTCGAAGACTTGCTGAGCGACGAGAAAGAGAAAagattaattcttgaagaagag GTTGAAGAACTTGGACAAGAATTAGATGGGCAACTTCAACTGAAAACAGTTCTGCAGTGTGCGTTACAAGGACCTGTTCGCTCTTGTCCCTGCCTCTCTTCCCTCCCCCGCAGG GTTCAACATCTGCTTGAAGAAGTGGTTATGGCGGAGGAAGAGATTGTTTGGCTGGAGAGGAAAGTAAAcgtgctgaagctgaagctgtaCAGAGAGAAAGAGTTGGCTGAAAGATGGGAAATGCTGCAGCTCAAACAAGTAATTTCAAACCCAACATTACCTCCGCGACCGCCACCAGTCAAAGATATTGAATCACAAAACTATCAACAACTCAGAAAACAATATAGAATTCGAAGAGCCTCTGCCTTGGACTTCCACACCATTTCTTCTG AGGAAATCGCTGAGAGTAGTTCCAGAGGTTCGAGAAGCCGCAGACACCATAGCCAACCAGATATGGAAATAGAAAATGAGAAGCCAAATAAGCTGTCGGAAGAAGTAATTAAATGCTTAATAAGTGTATATCTCAAGTTGAACAAAGCATCACTGGAGAGCAAAGGTTCATCTACTGCTGTTGTCAAACAGTCTCTAATTTCCTCCAAGAAACCCAAAAGCAGCTTCATATGCAAAACCTCATTAAATTGTAcgacagcagcagcagcagcaccCACGTTTACATTCAATGATTACGCGTCAAATCTTGATCCTTACGGGATATTGCTAGACACTGATGGAAGTCAAAGAGAGATTGGATCATATAAGAATTTCATCCAAGTCTCAAGAACTTCTCTCAACACAAGCCATATATCTGAATGTCTTCCGGAGATGGGAAAGTTGAGGTACTTTTCAAGATTACTTCATCATTCTCGTCAACCATACTACATCATTCTTTGTTTGAAATTTTATAGGTCTATGGTGCATAAACTTAGCAGTGTGGACATAACTTACTTGACCTACAAGCAGAAGTTGGCATTCTGGATCAATGTCTATAACGTCTGCATAATGCAT GCATTTCTGCAACACGGTTTGCCCTCTACAGAGGAGGAACAGCTGTGTCTCGTGAATAAG GCTGCGATTAATGTTGGTGGTATTGTACTTAATGCATTGGCCATCGAGCACTTCATCCTCAGGCATCCAAGAGACGCTGAACAT GGTTTGACAGATGATAAAGAAAGAGTATTGAGGAATACTTATGGTCTCGGGTATCCAGAACCTAATGTCACGTTTTCTCTATGTCGAGGAAGCTGGTCTTCACCAGCA CTAAGGATCTACACACCAGATGAAGTTGTTAATGAATTGGAGAGAGCGAAAGTGGAGTACTTGGAGGCTTCGGTGGGAGTGACAAGTAAGAAGAAGATAGTGGTTCCCAAGCTCATGCAATGGCACATGAAAGACTTTGCCGATGATATGGAATCACTTGTAGAATGGATATACAGCCAATTGCCAAACTCTTGCTCTCTGAAAAGGTCAATGATGGATTGCCTAAGCGGGGAAACGAAATGTCCACTTGCTAAGATGATAGAGGTTCAACCTTATGCCTCAGAATTCCGATACTTACTGCCCTTATAA
- the LOC104115490 gene encoding uncharacterized protein isoform X2 has translation MMKFEDLLSDEKEKRLILEEEVEELGQELDGQLQLKTVLQCALQGPVRSCPCLSSLPRRVQHLLEEVVMAEEEIVWLERKVNVLKLKLYREKELAERWEMLQLKQVISNPTLPPRPPPVKDIESQNYQQLRKQYRIRRASALDFHTISSEEIAESSSRGSRSRRHHSQPDMEIENEKPNKLSEEVIKCLISVYLKLNKASLESKGSSTAVVKQSLISSKKPKSSFICKTSLNCTTAAAAAPTFTFNDYASNLDPYGILLDTDGSQREIGSYKNFIQVSRTSLNTSHISECLPEMGKLRSMVHKLSSVDITYLTYKQKLAFWINVYNVCIMHAFLQHGLPSTEEEQLCLVNKAAINVGGIVLNALAIEHFILRHPRDAEHGLTDDKERVLRNTYGLGYPEPNVTFSLCRGSWSSPALRIYTPDEVVNELERAKVEYLEASVGVTSKKKIVVPKLMQWHMKDFADDMESLVEWIYSQLPNSCSLKRSMMDCLSGETKCPLAKMIEVQPYASEFRYLLPL, from the exons ATGATGAAATTCGAAGACTTGCTGAGCGACGAGAAAGAGAAAagattaattcttgaagaagag GTTGAAGAACTTGGACAAGAATTAGATGGGCAACTTCAACTGAAAACAGTTCTGCAGTGTGCGTTACAAGGACCTGTTCGCTCTTGTCCCTGCCTCTCTTCCCTCCCCCGCAGG GTTCAACATCTGCTTGAAGAAGTGGTTATGGCGGAGGAAGAGATTGTTTGGCTGGAGAGGAAAGTAAAcgtgctgaagctgaagctgtaCAGAGAGAAAGAGTTGGCTGAAAGATGGGAAATGCTGCAGCTCAAACAAGTAATTTCAAACCCAACATTACCTCCGCGACCGCCACCAGTCAAAGATATTGAATCACAAAACTATCAACAACTCAGAAAACAATATAGAATTCGAAGAGCCTCTGCCTTGGACTTCCACACCATTTCTTCTG AGGAAATCGCTGAGAGTAGTTCCAGAGGTTCGAGAAGCCGCAGACACCATAGCCAACCAGATATGGAAATAGAAAATGAGAAGCCAAATAAGCTGTCGGAAGAAGTAATTAAATGCTTAATAAGTGTATATCTCAAGTTGAACAAAGCATCACTGGAGAGCAAAGGTTCATCTACTGCTGTTGTCAAACAGTCTCTAATTTCCTCCAAGAAACCCAAAAGCAGCTTCATATGCAAAACCTCATTAAATTGTAcgacagcagcagcagcagcaccCACGTTTACATTCAATGATTACGCGTCAAATCTTGATCCTTACGGGATATTGCTAGACACTGATGGAAGTCAAAGAGAGATTGGATCATATAAGAATTTCATCCAAGTCTCAAGAACTTCTCTCAACACAAGCCATATATCTGAATGTCTTCCGGAGATGGGAAAGTTGAG GTCTATGGTGCATAAACTTAGCAGTGTGGACATAACTTACTTGACCTACAAGCAGAAGTTGGCATTCTGGATCAATGTCTATAACGTCTGCATAATGCAT GCATTTCTGCAACACGGTTTGCCCTCTACAGAGGAGGAACAGCTGTGTCTCGTGAATAAG GCTGCGATTAATGTTGGTGGTATTGTACTTAATGCATTGGCCATCGAGCACTTCATCCTCAGGCATCCAAGAGACGCTGAACAT GGTTTGACAGATGATAAAGAAAGAGTATTGAGGAATACTTATGGTCTCGGGTATCCAGAACCTAATGTCACGTTTTCTCTATGTCGAGGAAGCTGGTCTTCACCAGCA CTAAGGATCTACACACCAGATGAAGTTGTTAATGAATTGGAGAGAGCGAAAGTGGAGTACTTGGAGGCTTCGGTGGGAGTGACAAGTAAGAAGAAGATAGTGGTTCCCAAGCTCATGCAATGGCACATGAAAGACTTTGCCGATGATATGGAATCACTTGTAGAATGGATATACAGCCAATTGCCAAACTCTTGCTCTCTGAAAAGGTCAATGATGGATTGCCTAAGCGGGGAAACGAAATGTCCACTTGCTAAGATGATAGAGGTTCAACCTTATGCCTCAGAATTCCGATACTTACTGCCCTTATAA
- the LOC104115490 gene encoding uncharacterized protein isoform X3, producing MAEEEIVWLERKVNVLKLKLYREKELAERWEMLQLKQVISNPTLPPRPPPVKDIESQNYQQLRKQYRIRRASALDFHTISSEEIAESSSRGSRSRRHHSQPDMEIENEKPNKLSEEVIKCLISVYLKLNKASLESKGSSTAVVKQSLISSKKPKSSFICKTSLNCTTAAAAAPTFTFNDYASNLDPYGILLDTDGSQREIGSYKNFIQVSRTSLNTSHISECLPEMGKLRYFSRLLHHSRQPYYIILCLKFYRSMVHKLSSVDITYLTYKQKLAFWINVYNVCIMHAFLQHGLPSTEEEQLCLVNKAAINVGGIVLNALAIEHFILRHPRDAEHGLTDDKERVLRNTYGLGYPEPNVTFSLCRGSWSSPALRIYTPDEVVNELERAKVEYLEASVGVTSKKKIVVPKLMQWHMKDFADDMESLVEWIYSQLPNSCSLKRSMMDCLSGETKCPLAKMIEVQPYASEFRYLLPL from the exons ATGGCGGAGGAAGAGATTGTTTGGCTGGAGAGGAAAGTAAAcgtgctgaagctgaagctgtaCAGAGAGAAAGAGTTGGCTGAAAGATGGGAAATGCTGCAGCTCAAACAAGTAATTTCAAACCCAACATTACCTCCGCGACCGCCACCAGTCAAAGATATTGAATCACAAAACTATCAACAACTCAGAAAACAATATAGAATTCGAAGAGCCTCTGCCTTGGACTTCCACACCATTTCTTCTG AGGAAATCGCTGAGAGTAGTTCCAGAGGTTCGAGAAGCCGCAGACACCATAGCCAACCAGATATGGAAATAGAAAATGAGAAGCCAAATAAGCTGTCGGAAGAAGTAATTAAATGCTTAATAAGTGTATATCTCAAGTTGAACAAAGCATCACTGGAGAGCAAAGGTTCATCTACTGCTGTTGTCAAACAGTCTCTAATTTCCTCCAAGAAACCCAAAAGCAGCTTCATATGCAAAACCTCATTAAATTGTAcgacagcagcagcagcagcaccCACGTTTACATTCAATGATTACGCGTCAAATCTTGATCCTTACGGGATATTGCTAGACACTGATGGAAGTCAAAGAGAGATTGGATCATATAAGAATTTCATCCAAGTCTCAAGAACTTCTCTCAACACAAGCCATATATCTGAATGTCTTCCGGAGATGGGAAAGTTGAGGTACTTTTCAAGATTACTTCATCATTCTCGTCAACCATACTACATCATTCTTTGTTTGAAATTTTATAGGTCTATGGTGCATAAACTTAGCAGTGTGGACATAACTTACTTGACCTACAAGCAGAAGTTGGCATTCTGGATCAATGTCTATAACGTCTGCATAATGCAT GCATTTCTGCAACACGGTTTGCCCTCTACAGAGGAGGAACAGCTGTGTCTCGTGAATAAG GCTGCGATTAATGTTGGTGGTATTGTACTTAATGCATTGGCCATCGAGCACTTCATCCTCAGGCATCCAAGAGACGCTGAACAT GGTTTGACAGATGATAAAGAAAGAGTATTGAGGAATACTTATGGTCTCGGGTATCCAGAACCTAATGTCACGTTTTCTCTATGTCGAGGAAGCTGGTCTTCACCAGCA CTAAGGATCTACACACCAGATGAAGTTGTTAATGAATTGGAGAGAGCGAAAGTGGAGTACTTGGAGGCTTCGGTGGGAGTGACAAGTAAGAAGAAGATAGTGGTTCCCAAGCTCATGCAATGGCACATGAAAGACTTTGCCGATGATATGGAATCACTTGTAGAATGGATATACAGCCAATTGCCAAACTCTTGCTCTCTGAAAAGGTCAATGATGGATTGCCTAAGCGGGGAAACGAAATGTCCACTTGCTAAGATGATAGAGGTTCAACCTTATGCCTCAGAATTCCGATACTTACTGCCCTTATAA